The Blastocatellia bacterium genome includes a window with the following:
- a CDS encoding serine/threonine protein kinase, translating to ERMYPSASSANVVNMHVNAPIPRLPKHLSAHQAMLEGLLAKKPEERFQSARELFPLVSI from the coding sequence GCGAGCGCATGTACCCGTCCGCAAGCTCCGCCAACGTCGTCAACATGCACGTGAACGCGCCGATCCCGCGGCTGCCCAAGCACTTGTCGGCGCATCAGGCGATGCTTGAAGGCCTGCTCGCGAAGAAACCCGAGGAGCGCTTTCAATCCGCACGCGAGCTGTTCCCGCTCGTCTCGATATAG